A window of [Clostridium] innocuum genomic DNA:
GGAAGGTGAAGGAGAGGTGGAAATTGCAGTCAATGATAAAAAAGCGCAGTTTATCATTCATGACACAATCGTACAGACGCGACTGATTGACGGTGTATATCCGGAAACAAGCCGACTGATTCCTTTACAGTTTGACTACGAGCTGACAATCGATTCCCGTGATCTTCTCAATGCTATTGACCGTGCAAGCTTTATTAAAAATGACGGGGTTTCCGTTATTAAATTCAGTCTGAGTGAGCAGGAATGCGTGCTTTCCAGCAAGTCCGTGGAAGTAGGATCCTCCACTGAGGTTTTAAGCAGTGCCAGCTTCACAGGAAACTCTCTGGAAATCAGCTGTAACGGACGATATGTCTTTGACGCAATCAAGGCATTGAGCGGCAGTCTGGTAATCTTCCGCCTCTGTGGAGAAATGAAGCCGTTTATCATTAAATCTGTGGATGATGATAATGTTTTACAGCTGGTACTTCCAGTCAGAACCTATGCATAAACAACAGGCAGTAAGGGGAACATCCTGCTGCCTTTTTCTATGTATTTTAACAAAAGTAGACCTTTTTCAGGAATGGAACGCAGCGTTTGAAAAGCGAATAAATTTACATGTGAAAAATGATGCAGAAAAGTTTGAAAACCATAGGAAAAACTAACAAAAAACCTTTAAATATGATATAATATATAGGAATGTGAAAGAGGTTTTATAATGGATATAAAGATAACCGGTGAATACATAACATTAGGTCAGCTGCTTAAAATGACGGATTTTATCCAGAGCGGCGGTGAAGCAAAATTTGCGGTAAAATCCCTGAAAATCAACGTGAACGGGGAACAGGAAAACCGCAGAGGACGCAAGCTGTATGCAGGTGATGTCATTGACATTGAGGGCAGCGTATTTTCTTTGTCATGAGACTGGAATCACTTCGTCTTCATAATTTTCGCAATTATGCAGATGTAAATGTCAGTTTTACCGACGGCATTCATATTCTGACAGGAAAGAATGCACAGGGAAAGACCAACCTGCTGGAATCTATCCTTTATTTATCAACGACCAGATCCCATCGAACCAGTGAAGATAAAGATCTAATCAAAGAAGGTGAGCAGGCCTTCTTTATTAAAGCCTTGATTGCAAAGGAACAGAAAACGGAGGAAATCCGTGTGACAGTAAATGAAAAGGGGAAAAATCTTTTTATTTATCAGAATCCCGTGAATCGCGTCAGTGACTTCATAGGTGAATTTAACTCCGTTATGTTCTGTCCGGATGATATGAATCTGTTTCAGGCCTCTCCCCGCGTCAGAAGACGCTTTGTGGACATGGAGCTGAGTAAGATAAGTAAGAAGTATGTATCGACGCTTTACGTCGCTACACGGCTCTTAAAAGAGCGGAATGCTTATCTGAAGCAGGAACGGGTGGACCGCTCCTATCTCGAGGTCTTAACCTCACAGCTTGTGGATGCATCTGTTGTCATCATGAAGCAGCGGCATTTCTTTCTGGAGGAGCTGCTGGACAAATGCAGGACATTTTACCGCCAGCTTTCCAATGATGATACGGATATAACGGTTCGCTATCTCAGCTGTGTTCCTTTCTCGGACAGTGAGGAAGCGCTGAAGGAAGCTCTGCTGAAGAAATATCAAAAGCATCAGGATCGTGACCTGCTGTTGAAACAGACGACGGCCGGTATTCATAAAGAGGATTTTATCTTTGAAATGAACGGGCACGAGCTTGTCAGCTTTGCTTCCCAGGGACAGAAGCGAAGTGTATTGCTGGCATTGAAAATCGGTATGATTCATATGATCCATGAAATCATACAG
This region includes:
- the yaaA gene encoding S4 domain-containing protein YaaA produces the protein MDIKITGEYITLGQLLKMTDFIQSGGEAKFAVKSLKINVNGEQENRRGRKLYAGDVIDIEGSVFSLS
- the recF gene encoding DNA replication/repair protein RecF: MRLESLRLHNFRNYADVNVSFTDGIHILTGKNAQGKTNLLESILYLSTTRSHRTSEDKDLIKEGEQAFFIKALIAKEQKTEEIRVTVNEKGKNLFIYQNPVNRVSDFIGEFNSVMFCPDDMNLFQASPRVRRRFVDMELSKISKKYVSTLYVATRLLKERNAYLKQERVDRSYLEVLTSQLVDASVVIMKQRHFFLEELLDKCRTFYRQLSNDDTDITVRYLSCVPFSDSEEALKEALLKKYQKHQDRDLLLKQTTAGIHKEDFIFEMNGHELVSFASQGQKRSVLLALKIGMIHMIHEIIQEYPVLLLDDVFSELDSYRKQELLKSLPKEVQIFISTTDFVEMDDMKSDRRVTLWNVSNGTIERC